tttgatttttctttttaaaaagttattttcactattcaaaaatatttatatcttatatttttttgaataaaatattttttactaaagtaatttatagataattgtttttttgaatatttagaaatgtttgtgaattataaaaaaaatgttaataatttaataaagacagtcttaaatttataaaacgtaTTTATAAAGCTTAtcagtaatatatatacttgtacAATAGACATGTTTAACGTTTTAAAATTGCAGTTAAGTAATATTGTACTGCCGAATTgccaaaatcttttaaaaaactgGCATTAACCGAACAAGtgcatgaaatttaaaatagtaatttaacTACTGTTGAGTCATTATCATCAAGTCTGATATATTCCTCATTATAAGGAAAACTAAACTAATCACatgaacaataataatcttttctataattatacaaataaatattccttcagaatgaatttacatatattataaaattataatattatgaaaattggaTCATTTTGTAAATACACGAACATGATagcaataatttcaataaaattgaaagcaTTACTTGatgatgtaatttaaatattaaataaataaaatttaatacttttattttattttgatatatataaaatattgaaaaaattttcaaaaaatataaaatgaacaaaaaaatggaaatatagaATGTAAAAGAACTTTCATAAGcatcgttattttattaacaatgttACACGCACAATCATACATAAAACAACCTTGGCTATAGTTATTGAATGCTgctcatttttaaaaacgagCCTCGCTATATTGTTCTAAGTCGTTATCTGTATGCCATGTCCGTGTTGTATGCCAGTACATTATGtcgattatacaaaattaacaatatcacTTTGTAAATAcaggataatttaattgacaaaaagaaaagaaagaataaggaaaaataaaggatCGGAAGGAAGGCAACGAAAGAAATCGGATAATATGTGatcataaaatagaaaaaaaaaaaaaaaaaaaaaaaaaataattacgaacATGTCCCTCCctccatatataaaaattataaattatattccaaaCCCGTTagatctttaattatattacttttcataaaaatgttttctttctcttgttttcttttttcttttttaatttttataagaaataaatatctatgtaGGAATTTACTATTCGATAGGACAATTCTGTACTAACAAATGAAACTTGTtcataaaaaggaaaaggaaattgataaatatatcatttatgcaTCGATATTaaagttgttttttttatgGTATGgtatttatcctttttttttatggtagataaagattatttttttcttctaaggcttttgtttctttctctctctttcactcatttaaaaaaatcgatcatattgaaaagattaagagaaatagtgatttttttttttatacaattgtattttaatttgcgAGCATTTAATTTGTGTATGTAGATAAATTGATAAGTGTGGGGGGAGAGGAATAGAAATTTGCGGCACAATAGAAGATAAATAcaacgaaaatatattaattcgcaaatttttcttaaaaaaatgttccTTCCTATTtgctggaattttttttctattcattctcatcttttttttttttttatatatatatatatatattactttttaaaacttttataaaacgcAACAGcgtttaaacgataaaatcataagtaaattataaatagccATTTCATATTTgccttaataaatttattgtttatttcgtACACGAGACTCGACGGATCCCATTGAAAAatgctaataaattttttcttttttctttcatttttttattcatccgTCAACTTTgaaaatcgttgaaaattttcttcttttgcacAACTAAGAAGACCACTTCTGTAATGAGAAGTGCGaacgagaaaagagaaacgaaatatatacatatatatataacatatatatatacgtatatagcaattgataaaaagaaaattacttgcttaatcgaatcgaaaaattcgtCTCCTTTTCCCGTTCTTAAGTTGGTCCACATAGATGTGCTTCCccataattgaaaaagatgggaagtctatttttctctctctattatattttgtctCATTATGCAtcacaatatttcttttttattatgctTTCGCCTCGCTGTTTGATAACCGGATCGCTCactaattactttttttttttttttttttttgctcgatATTATCGTCCCCTCCCCTTAAATAAGAGAATATCAGTAGTATAAAGGTACGATAAATCGAcgctttgtttttatttttttttttttatcttttattttttgaagcaGTTAATCaagtcgattaatttttttaaaaaagcaaaCTAATCGCGTCGATTAACGATTTCAATCGATGAATCGATTCAATCTTAACGCTCTCGAGGATTTTCCTGGTTATTCGCAATACAAAAACTTAAAGCAAAATTGAGAATAATCAACGAGGCGTTTCGATTATGATCAACGGTTCAGAAACActgttcattttatttttaagggtACATATACCattgtaaaatttgaagaatcttactgtgttacttttttttgatcaaaatattatatctaatattatatatatttttcaataaagcaAAAGTAAACAGCAaatcacaataaaaataaaaaaaaataataaataaaatagaaaaaaaaagaaaagaaaaatataaaaaaattaagcttCTTCTGAACCAAAAAGGATGAAACAAAAGATcgtatcattttcaatttgaatgatttctaataataaaaaaaaaaaattatataaaatttctcgttaaaagagattttttttttctttccaattcacacagattattttcttctaattttacaTATGCGTTGATATGTTCCCTTACAAATTGGCgagtttcaacaattttttgtcGACGCCTTTCAGCGTTAAACGCCGTTTGGTATCGTATCCGTTTTGCCATTCGCAACGAATTCATTTTGATTGGCACAAAAAACTACTTACACGTAGAAGATAAACGTGAAACTAGTCGAACTCTCAACATGCAAAAtagcattttataattattaaaaaaaaaaaaaaaaaaaaaaaattcgaaaatattttatgcaaaacggaatcgatcgtcgaaacaaaatatacgatgaattttctaattccataaaatctaaaaaaataaatataattacagaaaACAATTAGCATCACCCGTAGTAGCAATTAAGCGTTTTTGTATCATGATCGAACACAACTCTTACAAATTGCTCGAAAAGAATTTAGTTAGATTCAATGATCATGATCCACAAATCAAATCGCTCTGTTCTATTCTTTCTACAACGCTTTCCTctcgttttttctctctctttttatcgttatttttgtatcattaaagaaataattgattgcAATATCAACCTAGCAATGTACTTCCGTTTATACGCATACACATTCTATACTTTGCATGTAAGTAATGCCTATTTTCcaaatgtatgaaatatgCTCCAACCAAGAAATCATGTCGCGATTTTTTGAAACATCCACACCTTAGGGTAGTTTCATTAATTTCCTTTATCTCCTCCTAATACTCGTGTTGAGGCACATTTATCGTTTTGCTCATTCACTCGCTTTCTCTAATTTCtctttcgctctctctctcattcagCATCACGCATTTCCATGTTACCCTGGCCCACGAATTATACTTACAGAAAATGAACTCTTTTTTTGTACTATCGATATATGTATGTCAAGATGCGGGGCAAGATATCGTAGTTATGCGCGATTATCCATCAGCTTGTTATTGCACCACTATATCGAGTCGATGATTTAATATAGTATGCATACACCATTTCAtacgtgaaatttttacacgtaaaatttcacattttatttgCATGTTACGTTCGCTTTCGATCCTATTAGAATACTCGATTGTTCGAaaagtaacaataataatatcagtACAAGTTAAATGAACATTGAATTATCAGACTTGTTCGAGCTTATAGACAAATTTCCAGATATATATTCGTAGATAATAAAGATGATGTAACAATTCGTTAATTAATGATTGCAATATATgcagatattatattacaatgtaTACAAACtacaatgtatattttatacagaCTACTGAAGAGATATTCAAAAATCTCGTATGAGAATATATATCTGTAAACAACGTCCAAAAGTTCAAACAAGTTGCTTTTCAatgcgaaaaagaaaacagtatgaataaattcgttttctagattttcaagaaatataaatagataaaatacatATCTATCTAATGCTACTAGACTATTAACGATTCATCGAAGGGagcgagaataaaaaaatcatcgctGGACGAAATTGCGTATGCACACACAGATTTCTTTAGgcggaaatattaattaaacgcaagattcgacgaaaaattcgtaatattCGTCGATTGATTTTACAACGAATATTTTCTCGCACTTATTTTCTCGGTCGTCAcggaaaaattacatttttttcgtaattatgTCATTCATAAACAGGATGATGAttcatgattaaaaattgcattattatgCAACTATGTATCTTTTCTAtacttcatttcatttttttttttccccatcttaccttaactttttttcttttccatttttttttttttttcaattcatgaTCGTATCCTCTTGACTCTATATATACGTCCATACGcaatattattcttctcttCATTTAGTATAAATGTCTTATTCGGTGACGCACATTagcaattcaaaaatttaatacacacgagtatatatatagttttgttTAATACGAGATGCGTATTTAGATGAGGATTTCTCTTAACGATTAACCTTACGCGTATTAATATGTGATGCTTATGAGTTTATGAGCTACCATACTAAAGAAAAAACATACACCACTGAAAGATTATATCGTTACTTTATCGCGATCACCCTCGGATATACTCGGATCGCCGAAAGCTACGTTTGCACTGTGCATACGTTTGATGGAGATACGATGTTCAAATTAAgcgaattattcgaaagactaaaaattttatttactttactatttaattttcaaacatctcatatttcttttattttcttctacaaAGGagttgtttttatatataatcgcaTTGCAATGAACATCGTTACACCGTCATtctcatatataaatagtgaAGCACATTAAAAACATAGCAATAAGCTAagtaatatgcaaatattggAAAACCTCCACTAATTCTATGCAAAGTATAGCTTGTAGGATACCATTCATTAAAACTAAgacttatcattattataatcataattttgctttttttctttttctcttcccttctatttcataaacttttttttttttccctatgGATTTTTACGTGGAACATGATTATGAATTCTGCTCCACTAACTAGCAAATTTGCTTTCTCTAATCAATCTCGACGAAAACAAATTTGTCCAGAATCATTTTCgcaaatactatatatttatagaaatgaaaCTATTCTTATCGATAGTCATAATTTATGTACAATTTAACAAACTGGTTGCAATtgcctcttttttcttcttttctttctctctctctctctctctctctctcgctcgctcactcgttcgttcgttcgttcgctcATTCGTTCATTCGTTCTCTcaaattcaatgatatttagataaattacgtcataaaattataatcgagCTCAACTCACTATGCCCTGCCGTGTCACATTGAATGATAGAAACAAgtcaaaatgatttttttctcttgtcacttcgtaatgttttttttttttgtatatatatatgtgtgtaaaatcatttcaggcagaattttttcgaatgattattaataatgatcatTAACcgtgtatctatatatatttttgccaaAATACCAGTTATCATTTACATACACACATCAATTCTTATAGActggttaaaatttatttcaaaatggatcaaaaattgaaataatttttaccaaaTCTCCTCCATATAACATATCGACTAAGTAGATTGGCAAATTAGTTCCTAATTTTCGCAACAATGCATAAGatacacgaatattttatttttattgaaatattatcatatttcatgACTTTAgatctttatcattttatttaaattcatttttcattttactctTCTTATAATTGtgacaaattttcattcgaatatatatatatatgtgtgtgtgtgtgtgtgtgtgtgtaaaaaaaatcatttttacttGTTGAATCTTGGTGGCCTCCTCAATCGTGGTATTAATTCTGTTCTGACTGTTCTAGCGTAATTTGGAGCAGCATATTGATCTGTTACAGCGATAGGACTCTGTAAACTTTGTATAAACATCTGTGAGTCCTGTAGTTGTCCTACACTTGCTgcttgatattgatattgactATTGGCTATATCCGCCGTTGGATAATGATTCGGTTGCACGAATTGAGGAGGATTATCGTATTGTGGATATGGAATGGAACTTTCTGCGGAAAATTGAGGAATTACAGGGTTTACATTCACTGGTGTAGTTGCAAAACTACCAGGATCATATGTTTGATATTGATTTAGCTGTCCAATTTGTGTTGTATTGAACGGAGGTGATTGAGGAAACTGAGAAGTATCAGGAAATAGCATACTTGCAACAGTTGGTTGGGGAAAACTTTCCGGTCTAGCGTAAGGTGATATATTCGCCGTAACATTACTTAAATTTTGAACATTGGGAATACCAGCGATCTGAGACGTGCCATAGCTATGAAAGGTTTGTCTACCGTGATCGAGATCTTTCACACCACTTTGCAAAGAACTCACcatattcaattttgatttagaGTTTGAACCATCGATATCATTATGTTTAGTTCTTGCTTCTGTGACAAAAGGATGACGAACATTGACGATACTCTGTGGAGCACGTAAAGGTGGAAAATTAATCGGTGTCGTCTTCGATGTCGAATTTTGTTGCTCCAATGCTTTTCTAGCTATGGCAAATGCAGTGTTATCGTTCCGTGACGCTGGTCGAGATTGATGTGTATTGGAAGAAGTTCCATGGTTGTCTCTATGTAACGCTTGAACAGATTGATTTACGAACCTCGATGATAAGTTGTTTATACTCGCACTATTCCTTGCTTTGTAATCTTGATTGCTTACAGGTGATTCTTTGTATTCTGattgtatttgataatttttcatttttgaatcaatttcattggaaaatttttttgtagaataatCTTTTGATTTAGATGTACTCTCGTGAGAAATATTACTACCAACACAAGTTGTATTAACACCTCTTACAGTATTGAAAGAATTAGATTGATTTGTGGTTACAAGTGACGTATTCTTTGTTAGTTGttcattagattttaaattctcgTTATTTCCactgttcttttttatagATGAATTCATCCTATTTGAAGAAACTGTAACAGTTGATGTTGATGTAGTGATTGTACTTAATGTAGTATCTTTATTCCCCATCGTAGTATTTACTGCTCTGATAGATGGTTTTGATAATCTACTTTTGTTCCCCATGTGATCAAGTTTTTGATTGCTTTTACTCTTATCTGATACTTGATTGTTCGATAACATTTTTGAATCTGTATTGTTATTTTGGTTTTTGGACAGCAAATTATTATGAGATTTACAGTTAATAGTGACAGCTGGCAGGAGCAAAGCGCTGGCTCACTTTTTGGTCATGATTTTGAGATATTCCAAAGCGTTTTGAGCAGCACTAGCTTGAGCATCTTTACTAGTAACACCACAACCATAGCAAACTGCCACTGGCAGAGTAGACAGCTGCACAAGGCACTGGCATTTACCTATaacagatataaatataaaattgaaacattcatcaattcaatcaatatttgatttctgtataacattatttttaagaactcaaaaattatttttttcttatatttcaaaatcatattaattaaataaataattaattagtaataactaacatcaaaaaatcaataaaaatattttcaaaatatttttaaagtatatttaacaacataaaactattatgtaaaaataatatattatacttaaaaaaatataaatttaaataacaaattatttgaaaataataaataaattacttatagaTAAtgtttaatctaaaataaatgaaaaattaatggaaaatatgaTAATCATGTCATAGGTCATATATGTGTTATATAAGATCCTTTTTCTTTGCAAAGAATATATACagcatataaatatagaatcatGACTGGAATAAAATCTGCCAAATTTGCTTTacgtaaaaaaatgaaaaatattattgaacaaCTTAGTActgaagaaaaacaaagacaATCAATggaagtatttaaaaaagtaagtatattagagaaataattaatttatatataatatatgcaagAGGTTatgtttacttttatttaaaaagtaagtatttaaaaagttgtttctaacaaatatatttctatatctataGCTATGTTCTCTATCACAATTTCAAAACAGTAAAAGAATCTCTTTATATCTAAGTACAAAAGATGAAATTGATACAAttccaatattaaaacatatattcgAAGCAAAAAAGGAAGTATTTGTTCCTAGATATAATGGAAAAGAGATGGAAATGGTTAAGTTATTTTCAATGGAAGATTATGAAACTTTACCATTAActaaatggaatattaaacaaccaaattataatgaaaatagagaaaatgcATTGGAAAcaggtaaaatttaaaagcattaatttatagaattataaatatatctcttaCATTATtagtgttattattaataatatctctatatataaatccttctattataattaatagatgaaatataaaattaatttataatataaaatttatgatattttaggtggattagatttaatacttttaccGGGTCTTGCATTTACTATTAATGGTaagtaaaatctattttatataaattcttttagaaaaaaaaaacttatattattatataagttataataatatatgttatcaaTCAGGGAAACGGTTGGGACATGGAATGGGTTATTATGacaaatttttggaattatgtTTAAAGAAACAACAAAACAAACCACATTTAATTGCAGTGGCATTTAATGAACAATTATGGGAAGATATTCCTACATCTGAAAATGACATTGTTTTGGATCTTGTACttacagaaaaataaatatatttatataacatatatttaaaaaaaaaaattttatctatttgtttCTATGTTATTTGTcatcatattataatgtaattttattttcaataaatataaaaatatattaaataaaattgataatataaaaaattaatcacttACCACTGATAGACTTTTCTTCAATATCAACATAAGTTACTTCAAATTGCTGCTCTGAAGCAATTTCTTGCAAAAACTGTACTAAATTTACATCACCATCATTCAAACATGTATTCTGCAAcagaaaaaatcatataataaatttaataaaattaaaaatttaaccaaaaaaatttataattcttataattcaaaatttaaaaacaattagtaGTGCTTCAATTCATTACACTACAAACCTGTAATTCAAAAAGTTTAACACCAGTGGATGACTTCAAACTTTTATGAAATTGTGAAACCTTAAGGCTATGAATAGTAGTCAGTGTTGAAATTTTGCTACCTTTCAAATCAGCATAACGGGCACTCACATTTGCATTTCTTTGTAAAACCTATAACGgacaattaatatatgtaaaattttaattacatgcTTATCATTGGAAGAAGTGTACCAATGACTGCACTTACATTAAGAGTAGAATGAAGTGGAAATGATCCAAGCGtgttattgttgaaaatatatgcTGTTGtgttaatgatttatattacaaatacacATATGGATTGCACATAATTGAGATCTTAACATAAATTATCCGTTATAGATTTAGGGTGATCAGAAAGGTagcttatatttcataatactaCTTACAGTAGCAAATCACTTCCACTTCACTAAAcatacacacacgtacacataaaaataattcacatacaagttatacatataatacacaATTTACATAAAACAATATGTTaacactatatataattaaatacataaaaaatatgtaactaaatataaaaaaaataatatttgattttaaataatttaagtacataatttattaaattaaaaataagtaaacaaaataatcttACCTCATCTTCATCTATATTAGGATTTTCTGTAGTCATATAATGTAAAGCTTGCCACATTTTATGAGCTGCATGTCTTTTTGcaacttttttactttttccttGACCAActtctcgatattttaaaacagaaCAGACAATTGTGAATTGTCTTTCATGTGGCAAACCCTCTTCATTTTCTATTGTATACTTTGGTGGAGGCCAATGACGTGACATACA
The window above is part of the Apis mellifera strain DH4 linkage group LG11, Amel_HAv3.1, whole genome shotgun sequence genome. Proteins encoded here:
- the LOC100577699 gene encoding 5-formyltetrahydrofolate cyclo-ligase, whose protein sequence is MTGIKSAKFALRKKMKNIIEQLSTEEKQRQSMEVFKKLCSLSQFQNSKRISLYLSTKDEIDTIPILKHIFEAKKEVFVPRYNGKEMEMVKLFSMEDYETLPLTKWNIKQPNYNENRENALETGGLDLILLPGLAFTINGKRLGHGMGYYDKFLELCLKKQQNKPHLIAVAFNEQLWEDIPTSENDIVLDLVLTEK